A portion of the Flavobacterium limnophilum genome contains these proteins:
- a CDS encoding PDDEXK nuclease domain-containing protein — protein sequence MEKIEQNMGAKLLKELAKSLKIKGLGETNLKQCRKFFQLYPQISQTVSDFLKNNPIKFKNLISQTSSDQLNIVIPNPVDEVKFETFEAKNQYYETVFKQISFSHFIELIKIDNHTKRKFYELSVIKNTLSVRELERQIATLTYERVGLSANADLAFQELNSKITPETTNDAIKSIYFFDFLNLPNAHLVQENELEEALLNHLEKFIIELGNGFCFEARQKRILIDDEYYFVDLVFYHRLLKCHILIELKVDTFKHEQLSQLNSYVAFYNDQVKQMDDNPSIGILLCTEKGNKMVEYALAGMEEKLFVSKYLVQLPQKEQLIQFIENELKNK from the coding sequence ATGGAGAAGATAGAGCAAAATATGGGGGCGAAATTATTGAAAGAATTGGCTAAATCATTGAAGATAAAAGGTCTTGGAGAAACCAATTTAAAACAATGCAGAAAATTTTTTCAATTGTACCCACAAATAAGTCAGACAGTGTCCGACTTTTTGAAAAACAATCCAATAAAATTCAAAAATCTAATTAGTCAGACATCATCTGACCAATTGAATATTGTCATTCCCAATCCAGTTGACGAAGTAAAATTTGAAACTTTTGAAGCTAAAAATCAATATTACGAAACTGTTTTCAAGCAAATTTCGTTTTCTCATTTCATCGAATTAATTAAAATTGACAATCATACAAAACGTAAATTCTATGAATTGTCCGTTATAAAAAACACCCTATCGGTTCGTGAACTGGAGCGCCAAATTGCCACTTTAACTTATGAAAGAGTTGGTTTATCTGCCAATGCCGATTTGGCATTCCAAGAGCTCAACAGCAAAATAACTCCAGAAACAACCAACGATGCCATAAAATCTATTTACTTTTTTGATTTTCTGAATTTGCCCAACGCCCATCTGGTTCAAGAAAACGAACTCGAAGAAGCACTACTAAATCATCTCGAAAAATTCATTATCGAACTCGGCAACGGCTTTTGTTTTGAAGCCCGTCAAAAACGGATCCTGATTGATGACGAATATTATTTTGTGGATTTGGTTTTCTATCACCGATTGCTGAAATGTCACATCCTCATTGAATTGAAAGTCGATACTTTCAAACATGAACAGCTTTCGCAACTCAACAGTTATGTCGCTTTTTATAACGACCAAGTCAAACAAATGGACGACAATCCCAGCATTGGAATTTTACTATGCACTGAAAAAGGAAACAAAATGGTCGAATATGCGCTTGCCGGAATGGAAGAAAAACTATTTGTAAGCAAATATCTCGTGCAATTGCCCCAGAAAGAACAACTCATCCAATTTATAGAAAACGAATTGAAGAATAAATAG
- a CDS encoding 3'-5' exonuclease, with the protein MDSFTAIDFETATGYRNSICQVGLVQIKNGIVIQEVDFLVQPPDNYYWNRFTDIHGIAAKDTLNSPTFDQIWQHIAPYIENQNVVAHNGFGFDFPVLDKTLLHYGLTIPNYNKFCTYKIYRSNLATLCEEHDIPLNHHDALSDARACGELWLKWLKI; encoded by the coding sequence ATGGATTCTTTTACCGCTATAGATTTTGAAACGGCAACAGGTTACAGGAACAGTATTTGCCAAGTTGGATTGGTGCAAATAAAAAACGGAATCGTTATCCAAGAAGTCGATTTTTTAGTTCAGCCACCCGATAATTATTACTGGAATCGCTTTACGGACATTCACGGAATTGCCGCAAAAGACACTTTGAACTCTCCTACTTTCGACCAAATTTGGCAACATATTGCGCCTTATATCGAAAACCAAAACGTAGTGGCACACAATGGCTTTGGGTTCGATTTTCCTGTTTTAGATAAAACACTTTTGCATTACGGTTTAACTATTCCAAATTACAATAAATTTTGTACTTATAAGATTTATAGGTCAAATTTGGCTACCTTGTGCGAAGAACACGACATTCCGCTGAATCATCACGATGCTTTGAGTGATGCTCGGGCTTGTGGGGAGTTGTGGTTGAAATGGTTAAAGATTTAA
- a CDS encoding helix-turn-helix transcriptional regulator: MSKLIYFKRYLYVIDRLRSRACSFNDLQEHVMCKLENDDIDTTFEYAIRTFERDKKDISTLFGIDIHYNRKDKTYAIDEAEIEDQSVTRMIDAFSIHHALQEGNKLSPSVFLENRKSLGTEHIHGIIHAIQNGYLLQFTYQKHWEDFSTEREVKPIAIKESQQRWYLVALDKKNDRVKTFGLDRISNLKITETKFKPIAYNVEKEFQHAFGVETYEAAEKVLLEFSKQQGNYIKTFPLHESQRIVEETEDTVILEIFIHTTNDIKMELLKYGNDVKVLSPISLQNEIKNRISEMYNLYI; this comes from the coding sequence ATGTCAAAATTAATTTATTTTAAAAGGTATTTGTACGTTATCGACCGCTTGCGAAGCCGAGCTTGCAGTTTCAACGATTTGCAAGAACACGTGATGTGTAAATTGGAAAACGACGATATCGACACGACTTTCGAATATGCCATTCGCACTTTTGAACGGGACAAGAAAGACATTTCGACCCTTTTTGGGATTGACATTCACTACAACCGCAAAGACAAAACTTATGCTATTGACGAAGCTGAAATCGAAGACCAATCGGTAACTCGAATGATTGATGCTTTTTCGATTCATCACGCCCTGCAAGAGGGAAATAAATTGTCGCCCAGCGTGTTTTTGGAAAACCGAAAATCATTGGGAACGGAGCATATTCACGGCATCATTCACGCTATACAAAATGGGTATCTTTTACAATTTACCTATCAAAAGCATTGGGAGGATTTTAGTACGGAGCGGGAAGTAAAACCCATTGCCATCAAGGAATCGCAACAGCGATGGTATTTGGTTGCTTTGGACAAAAAAAATGATAGAGTAAAAACCTTTGGTTTAGACCGAATCTCCAACCTAAAAATTACCGAAACCAAGTTTAAACCCATTGCTTATAACGTAGAAAAGGAATTCCAACACGCTTTTGGAGTGGAGACTTATGAGGCGGCAGAAAAAGTGCTTTTGGAGTTTTCCAAACAGCAAGGCAATTATATTAAAACTTTTCCATTGCACGAATCCCAACGCATTGTGGAAGAAACCGAAGATACTGTAATCCTGGAAATTTTTATTCACACCACCAACGATATTAAAATGGAATTGTTGAAATATGGAAATGATGTAAAAGTACTCTCCCCTATTTCACTTCAAAATGAAATCAAAAACAGGATTTCGGAAATGTATAATCTTTATATATAA
- a CDS encoding DUF1016 N-terminal domain-containing protein — MKYQNLISSIDETHQTLQQNAVKAVNSHISLRNWLIGYYIVAFEQNGEDRAKYGGEIIERIG, encoded by the coding sequence ATGAAATACCAAAACTTGATCTCCAGCATAGACGAAACCCACCAAACATTGCAACAAAATGCGGTGAAAGCCGTGAACAGTCACATCAGTCTACGAAACTGGCTCATTGGGTATTATATCGTAGCATTTGAACAAAATGGAGAAGATAGAGCAAAATATGGGGGCGAAATTATTGAAAGAATTGGCTAA